The following are encoded in a window of Thalassotalea insulae genomic DNA:
- the cysE gene encoding serine O-acetyltransferase → MFSRIKEDIKSVFDRDPAARTTFEVLTNYPGMHAIWIHRLSHKLWLADWKLLARMLSTFSRWLTGVEIHPGATLGRRFFIDHGMGVVIGETAEIGDDVTIYHGVTLGGVSWNGGKRHPTLEDNVVIGAGAQVLGPIIIGKGGKVGSNSVVVKDLPANATAVGIPGRIVNAKPTDAAEEKRQAAAKKFGFDAYAVSADNPDPVAKAIGRLLDHMHLMDDKVASLCKEVNQLGGEVCQEALPELRVGEFVEDEKAAAQRRQEHVESFDPEI, encoded by the coding sequence ATGTTTAGCCGTATCAAAGAAGATATCAAAAGTGTCTTTGATAGAGATCCTGCAGCGCGCACTACCTTTGAAGTACTCACCAATTATCCGGGCATGCATGCGATTTGGATCCATAGGTTAAGTCATAAGCTTTGGCTGGCAGATTGGAAGTTACTTGCCCGAATGCTCTCAACATTTTCCCGCTGGTTAACCGGGGTAGAAATTCATCCTGGTGCAACGTTAGGACGACGCTTTTTTATCGATCATGGTATGGGGGTTGTCATTGGAGAAACTGCAGAAATAGGTGATGATGTCACTATTTATCATGGTGTCACCTTAGGTGGTGTTAGTTGGAATGGTGGTAAGCGTCATCCTACCTTAGAAGACAATGTCGTTATTGGTGCCGGGGCGCAAGTGTTGGGCCCTATTATTATCGGCAAAGGTGGTAAAGTCGGCTCTAACTCTGTTGTAGTGAAAGATCTACCGGCCAATGCAACTGCTGTTGGCATACCTGGGCGTATTGTTAATGCCAAACCTACTGATGCTGCTGAAGAGAAACGCCAGGCGGCAGCGAAAAAATTTGGTTTTGACGCCTATGCGGTTTCTGCCGATAACCCAGACCCAGTTGCCAAAGCGATTGGTCGTTTATTAGATCATATGCATTTGATGGATGATAAAGTGGCGAGTTTATGCAAAGAAGTGAATCAACTCGGCGGCGAAGTGTGTCAAGAAGCTTTACCTGAATTAAGAGTGGGTGAATTTGTTGAAGATGAAAAAGCTGCCGCTCAGCGCCGTCAAGAGCATGTTGAATCTTTTGATCCTGAAATTTAA
- the iscR gene encoding Fe-S cluster assembly transcriptional regulator IscR: protein MKLTSKGRYAVTAMLDVAIHAATGPVSLADISERQGISLSYLEQLFSRLRKHGLVTSIRGPGGGYRLGRCSAQIAVADVIGAVDESVNATKCGGTGNCQSGNQCLTHSLWADLSQRIEEFLQGITLSELVEQRNVKLVSQRQDEQQRQESKHSLETLIATTNIVHDC from the coding sequence ATGAAACTGACATCAAAAGGGCGTTATGCCGTAACTGCTATGCTTGATGTTGCCATTCATGCGGCAACAGGGCCAGTGTCTTTGGCTGATATTTCAGAACGCCAAGGTATTTCTTTATCCTATCTAGAGCAGTTATTTTCCCGTTTACGCAAACATGGTTTAGTTACTAGTATCCGAGGCCCCGGTGGCGGATATCGCCTTGGCAGATGTTCCGCTCAAATTGCGGTTGCTGATGTGATTGGTGCGGTAGATGAAAGTGTTAATGCAACAAAGTGTGGTGGAACAGGTAATTGCCAGTCAGGTAATCAATGCTTAACCCATTCGCTCTGGGCGGATCTAAGCCAGCGTATTGAAGAGTTCTTGCAAGGCATTACTTTGTCAGAACTTGTTGAACAAAGAAATGTAAAACTGGTTTCTCAAAGACAAGATGAACAGCAACGTCAAGAATCTAAACATTCGTTAGAAACCTTAATTGCAACCACAAATATTGTCCACGACTGTTAG
- a CDS encoding IscS subfamily cysteine desulfurase has translation MKLPIYFDYSATTPVDKRVAEKMMQYMTTDGFYGNPASRSHKFGWQAEEAVDIARNQVAELINADPREIVFTSGATESDNLAIKGVANFYSKKGKHIITCKTEHKAVLDTCRELERQGFEVTYLDPEDNGLIDLNKLEAAMRDDTVLVSIMHVNNEIGVIQDIAEIGEMCRARKIVFHVDAAQSAGKINLDTQALKVDLISISAHKMYGPKGIGALYVRRKPRIRLEAQMHGGGHERGMRSGTLPTHQIVGFGEACRIAKEEMAQDLAHVTQMRDRLWQGLQSMEQVFVNGDFDKRYPGNLNVSFNFVEGESLIMALKDLAVSSGSACTSASLEPSYVLRALGLNDEMAHSSIRFSFGRFTTEEEVDYAIDIIQKAIGHLREMSPLWEMFKDGVDLESVEWVAH, from the coding sequence ATGAAGCTTCCTATTTATTTCGATTATTCAGCAACAACACCAGTAGATAAGCGTGTTGCTGAAAAAATGATGCAATATATGACCACCGATGGCTTTTATGGCAACCCTGCCTCTCGCTCTCATAAGTTTGGTTGGCAGGCTGAAGAAGCGGTGGATATTGCTCGTAATCAAGTGGCTGAGCTAATTAATGCTGATCCGCGTGAGATTGTTTTCACGTCTGGAGCAACTGAGTCTGATAATTTAGCAATTAAAGGCGTTGCAAACTTCTATAGCAAAAAAGGTAAGCACATTATTACCTGTAAAACCGAGCATAAAGCGGTATTAGATACTTGCCGTGAATTAGAACGCCAAGGTTTTGAAGTGACTTATTTAGATCCGGAAGATAATGGCTTAATCGATTTAAATAAGCTTGAAGCAGCCATGCGTGACGATACAGTGTTAGTGAGTATCATGCATGTTAATAACGAAATCGGCGTGATTCAAGACATTGCTGAAATCGGTGAAATGTGCCGTGCCCGTAAGATTGTATTCCATGTCGATGCTGCGCAAAGTGCTGGTAAAATCAACTTAGATACTCAAGCGTTAAAAGTGGATTTGATTTCAATTTCGGCGCATAAAATGTATGGCCCTAAAGGTATTGGCGCACTTTATGTTCGCCGTAAGCCTCGTATTCGTTTAGAAGCGCAAATGCACGGTGGTGGTCATGAGCGCGGTATGCGTAGTGGCACCTTGCCGACACATCAAATAGTTGGTTTTGGTGAGGCTTGTCGCATCGCCAAAGAAGAAATGGCACAAGATTTAGCTCATGTGACCCAAATGCGTGATCGTTTATGGCAAGGACTTCAATCAATGGAACAAGTGTTTGTTAACGGTGATTTTGACAAACGTTATCCTGGTAACCTTAATGTAAGCTTCAACTTTGTTGAAGGTGAATCATTGATTATGGCGTTAAAAGACTTAGCGGTGTCATCTGGTTCGGCATGTACATCAGCCAGTTTAGAGCCTTCGTATGTATTACGCGCATTAGGATTAAATGACGAAATGGCGCATAGCTCAATTCGCTTTAGTTTTGGTCGTTTTACAACCGAAGAAGAAGTTGATTACGCCATTGATATTATTCAAAAAGCGATTGGTCACTTACGCGAAATGTCACCGCTTTGGGAAATGTTCAAAGACGGTGTTGATTTAGAATCAGTTGAATGGGTAGCGCACTAA
- the suhB gene encoding inositol-1-monophosphatase: MHPMLNIAVRAARTAGNVIVRAFEQADKIEVESKGTNDFVTNVDIAAEQAIVDTIRKSYPEHSIIGEETGVSDGKDSDYQWIIDPLDGTTNFVKGIPHFAVSIALKVKGKLDQAVIYDPIRGELFTASRGKGAQLNGFRIRVKQNKELAGAVLATGFPFKQKQHMPAYINMFQALFTKTSDMRRAGSAALDLAYVAAGRVDGFFEIGLKPWDTAAGELLVIEAGGLVTDFTGGHNYVKSGNIVATSSRLLKEILKDIRPHLGTALSK, translated from the coding sequence ATGCATCCAATGCTAAATATTGCTGTGCGCGCTGCGCGTACTGCGGGCAACGTTATTGTACGTGCGTTTGAACAAGCAGATAAAATTGAAGTGGAATCAAAAGGGACTAACGATTTTGTAACTAATGTTGATATTGCCGCTGAACAGGCAATTGTTGACACTATCCGTAAGTCTTATCCTGAGCATTCTATCATTGGTGAAGAAACTGGTGTTTCTGATGGTAAAGATAGTGATTACCAGTGGATAATCGATCCCCTTGATGGCACAACCAATTTTGTAAAAGGCATTCCTCATTTTGCCGTTTCGATTGCATTAAAAGTTAAAGGCAAATTAGATCAAGCGGTTATCTATGATCCTATTCGTGGCGAATTATTCACGGCCAGCCGTGGTAAAGGCGCTCAACTTAACGGTTTCCGTATCCGCGTTAAGCAAAACAAAGAGTTAGCCGGCGCGGTCTTAGCTACTGGTTTTCCGTTCAAACAAAAACAGCACATGCCAGCTTATATTAATATGTTTCAGGCGTTATTTACTAAAACGTCTGATATGCGCCGAGCAGGTTCAGCAGCCTTAGACCTTGCCTATGTTGCCGCAGGCCGCGTTGATGGTTTCTTCGAAATTGGACTTAAACCTTGGGATACTGCAGCAGGTGAATTATTAGTGATTGAAGCTGGTGGTTTAGTTACTGACTTTACTGGCGGACACAATTACGTAAAATCCGGTAATATCGTCGCAACCAGTTCACGATTATTGAAAGAAATATTAAAAGATATTCGCCCTCACCTTGGCACAGCATTATCTAAGTAA
- the trmJ gene encoding tRNA (cytosine(32)/uridine(32)-2'-O)-methyltransferase TrmJ → MLDSVRIVLVNTSDCRNIGSAARAMKTMGLSQLILVDPIEMPNGQAQALAAGATDVLASAKVVATLEEAISDCGLVIGTSARSRTLPWPMLGPRESGEKLISEVSDYPVALVFGRESSGLTNEELQLCHFHVQIPANPEYSSLNLAMAVQTLSYEVRMAFLAHQNKAYQSADDNSDEYPVVAETERMFEHFEQALKATGFIVPSHPGLVMTKLRRFINRARPDTKEVKMWRGMLSSVEKAAKRSQE, encoded by the coding sequence ATGTTAGATTCTGTTCGTATTGTTTTAGTCAATACTTCTGATTGTCGTAATATTGGTTCAGCGGCAAGAGCAATGAAAACCATGGGCTTAAGCCAGTTAATTCTGGTTGACCCGATTGAAATGCCAAATGGTCAGGCCCAAGCACTAGCGGCTGGGGCGACTGATGTATTGGCTAGCGCAAAAGTGGTTGCCACATTGGAAGAGGCGATCAGTGATTGTGGCTTAGTGATCGGCACTAGTGCCCGCTCTAGAACTTTGCCATGGCCTATGCTTGGACCGAGAGAGAGCGGTGAAAAACTGATCAGTGAAGTCAGTGATTATCCGGTCGCTTTAGTATTTGGTCGGGAAAGTAGCGGTTTGACTAACGAGGAGTTGCAGCTTTGCCATTTTCATGTGCAAATTCCTGCGAATCCAGAATATAGCTCATTGAATTTAGCGATGGCAGTTCAAACTCTGAGCTATGAAGTGCGTATGGCATTTTTAGCTCATCAAAATAAGGCGTATCAATCAGCTGATGATAATAGCGATGAATATCCAGTGGTTGCTGAAACAGAACGCATGTTTGAGCATTTTGAACAGGCATTAAAAGCTACCGGATTTATCGTACCAAGTCATCCCGGTTTAGTTATGACCAAGCTGCGACGTTTTATTAATCGAGCTCGTCCTGATACGAAAGAAGTGAAAATGTGGCGCGGTATGCTTTCTTCTGTGGAAAAAGCAGCCAAACGCAGCCAAGAGTAA
- the iscA gene encoding iron-sulfur cluster assembly protein IscA has protein sequence MSVTMTPAASERVKSFMSNRGKGIGLRLGIKTTGCSGLAYVLEFVDELNEDDQVFAIDDVNIIIDGKSLVYLDGIELDFVKEGLNEGFKFTNPNAKGECGCGESFNV, from the coding sequence ATGAGTGTAACTATGACACCCGCGGCCTCTGAACGTGTTAAATCTTTTATGAGTAATCGCGGTAAAGGCATAGGCTTAAGGTTAGGCATTAAAACCACAGGTTGTTCTGGTCTGGCCTATGTACTTGAATTTGTAGATGAACTTAATGAAGATGATCAGGTATTTGCGATTGATGATGTTAATATCATTATTGATGGTAAAAGTTTGGTTTATCTTGATGGCATTGAACTGGATTTTGTTAAAGAAGGCCTGAATGAAGGTTTTAAATTTACTAACCCAAATGCCAAAGGCGAATGTGGGTGTGGTGAAAGCTTTAACGTATAG
- the iscU gene encoding Fe-S cluster assembly scaffold IscU produces MAYSEKVIDHYENPRNVGSMDKNDPQVATGMVGAPACGDVMKLQLKISDDGIIEDAKFKTYGCGSAIASSSLVTEWVKGKSIDEAGEIKNTAIAEELALPPVKIHCSILAEDAIKAAIEDYRTKQGE; encoded by the coding sequence ATGGCTTATAGCGAAAAAGTAATCGACCATTATGAAAACCCACGTAATGTTGGCTCTATGGATAAAAATGATCCACAAGTTGCGACAGGAATGGTAGGCGCGCCAGCATGTGGTGATGTAATGAAGTTGCAACTTAAAATATCGGATGATGGTATTATTGAGGATGCAAAATTTAAAACCTATGGTTGCGGTTCTGCAATTGCTTCGAGTTCACTCGTCACTGAGTGGGTAAAAGGTAAATCAATTGATGAAGCGGGTGAAATTAAAAACACCGCGATTGCTGAAGAATTGGCATTACCTCCAGTGAAGATTCACTGCTCAATTTTAGCGGAAGATGCAATTAAAGCCGCTATTGAAGATTATCGTACTAAACAGGGCGAGTAG
- a CDS encoding response regulator, whose translation MESDIQVLAVDDIQLMCHFVYEAVMDLKGFNCITASDYYTSEALLQSNPVDIAILDIKLRDGSGLELAKNIRKGKYNCKNDIPIFIFTGNAYQKEIADCMKYDINSVLVKPCNLSTIQKRVQANRKQLIKVSSPDHYLVMAELEKEEEQRKKAALEMEEQKQALMRINAKSGNSYRANGTSSFVTKESSGHSVFKDRIIKNKKKHAEPQILSWPKGRSTGYFQLDRRLKSIEYNINALYALKGSISNRQAAVAEVEKIRQTLDNIEFIASKLRKSYPTDCLWDVLFRLLKHFKEIPIESLVSRNSSGASPGLDVIALIEDAWENILKETKNRSLNSG comes from the coding sequence ATGGAGAGTGATATTCAGGTTTTAGCTGTAGATGATATACAGTTAATGTGTCACTTTGTGTATGAAGCCGTGATGGATCTTAAAGGATTTAATTGTATTACTGCGTCTGATTATTATACCTCAGAAGCGCTATTACAAAGTAATCCCGTTGATATTGCAATATTAGATATTAAGCTAAGGGACGGCTCTGGGTTAGAATTGGCGAAAAATATTAGAAAGGGAAAATATAACTGTAAGAACGACATTCCTATTTTTATTTTTACCGGCAATGCTTACCAAAAAGAAATTGCCGATTGTATGAAATACGACATTAATTCTGTTCTAGTAAAACCTTGTAACTTATCCACCATACAAAAACGCGTTCAGGCTAACCGTAAACAATTGATCAAAGTGTCTTCCCCCGATCATTATTTAGTGATGGCCGAACTCGAAAAAGAAGAAGAGCAGAGAAAAAAAGCCGCATTAGAAATGGAAGAACAAAAACAGGCGTTAATGCGAATTAATGCAAAGTCAGGCAATAGTTACAGGGCTAATGGAACGTCTTCATTTGTGACCAAAGAAAGCAGCGGTCATTCAGTATTTAAAGATAGAATCATTAAAAATAAGAAAAAGCATGCGGAACCACAGATTTTGTCTTGGCCTAAAGGCAGAAGTACTGGATATTTTCAGTTAGATCGCCGATTGAAAAGTATTGAATACAACATTAATGCCTTATATGCCTTAAAAGGCAGTATTAGTAATAGGCAGGCGGCAGTCGCCGAAGTTGAAAAAATTAGACAGACTTTAGATAACATAGAGTTTATCGCATCTAAATTAAGAAAAAGTTATCCGACTGATTGTTTATGGGACGTATTATTTAGACTATTAAAGCACTTTAAAGAGATCCCGATTGAATCTTTAGTAAGTCGTAATAGTAGTGGAGCATCACCTGGGCTTGATGTCATTGCTTTAATCGAAGATGCTTGGGAAAATATTTTAAAAGAAACGAAGAACAGAAGTTTAAATAGTGGATGA